In Arachis hypogaea cultivar Tifrunner chromosome 17, arahy.Tifrunner.gnm2.J5K5, whole genome shotgun sequence, a single window of DNA contains:
- the LOC140180868 gene encoding putative serine carboxypeptidase-like 52: protein MVVPFLATQAWIRSLNYSIVDDWRPWYTNGQVAGYTRTYSNAMTFATVKGGGHTAPEYKLEECLHMSNYIEEFNGSLPNLVLRPHSWTKVQIIPIYLGIFFFHFTKSFESFPSYLLLY, encoded by the exons atggttgttcctttcttggcaaCTCAAGCATGGATAAGATCGTTAAACTACTCCATTGTCGACGATTGGAGGCCATGGTATACTAATGGCCAAGTTGCAGG ATACACAAGGACTTACTCCAATGCAATGACATTTGCAACTGTCAAG GGTGGAGGACACACAGCACCAGAATACAAGCTTGAAGAATGCCTTCACAT GTCCAATTACATTGAGGAATTCAATGGAAGCCTGCCAAATTTGGTCTTGAGGCCACACTCATGGACAAAAGTGCAGATCATACCTATATATCTTGGCATATTCTTTTTCCATTTCACCAAATCCTTTGAAAGCTTTCCTAGTTATTTGCTACTCTATTAA
- the LOC140181064 gene encoding kinesin-like protein KIN-14R: MVMAKNLLNGECTKSKLWLVDLAGSERLTRTNVQRERLKEAQNINRFLSALGIVISALAAKSSYIPGVTLKLMFVQISPSDKDLDETLSSLNFATRVRGVVLVPLRCKLTQVNFKRQKQS, from the exons ATGGTAATGGCTAAAAATTTGCTAAATGGTGAGTGTACCAAGAGCAAGCTTTGGCTTGTGGATTTGGCAGGTAGTGAGAGACTTACAAGGACTAATGTGCAAAGGGAGCGGCTTAAGGAAGCACAAAATATCAACCGATTTCTTTCGGCTCTTGGCATTGTTATATCTGCTTTAGCAGCCAAGAGTAGTTACATTCCT GGGGTGACGCTAAAACTGATGTTCGTGCAAATCAGTCCATCGGACAAGGACTTGGATGAAACTCTTAGCTCACTTAATTTCGCAACTAGAGTCAGGGGTGTTGTGTTGGTTCCGTTACGATGCAAGTTGACACAAGTGAACTTCAAAAGACAAAAGCAAT CTTGA
- the LOC140180753 gene encoding serine carboxypeptidase-like 9 translates to MARFTYSSCHICHGMLLHILLLSVQFSAQHANCGNIVKYLPFVLETGSVHRVGENDDVQSFYYFIESENNPREDEIGPLAFQVDEYDGESSIIFVDLPVNTGFSYARTEYASLWLMDHPAFLKNKVYIGGDSYSGILIPIIAHEILKGIG, encoded by the exons ATGGCAAGGTTTACTTATTCAAGTTGTCACATTTGCCATGGGATGCTACTTCACATTCTTTTATTATCAGTACAGTTTTCAGCTCAACATGCAAACTGTGGCAACATAGTGAAGTACCTTCCTTTTGTGCTTGAAACTGGGTCA GTACATAGAGTAGGGGAAAATGATGATGTACAGAGTTTCTACTATTTCATTGAGTCAGAGAACAATCCAAGAGAGGATGAAATAG GACCACTTGCATTTCaagttgatgaatatgatggG GAAAGTAGCATTATATTTGTAGATTTGCCTGTTAATACTGGCTTTTCATATGCTAGAACAGAATATGCTTCACTT TGGTTAATGGATCATCCAGCATTTCTCAAAAACAAAGTTTACATTGGTGGTGATTCATACTCTGGTATTCTTATTCCTATAATTGCTCACGAAATTTTAAAAGGTATTGGATAG